The Salarias fasciatus chromosome 12, fSalaFa1.1, whole genome shotgun sequence DNA segment TCAATTCGtagaactgtgtgtgtggttgtgtgcgtgtctgtgtgcgtgtgaggtcatgtgtgtgtgtatgcgtctggttgtgaatgtgcatgtgtgcatttctttgctttttgagATGGAAAAAGGTAGAGCAATGTTtcgggttttttttctattcccAGAGTTCTTTGGCTTGATGCATTTCTAAGAGGGCGAGGAGTGCATTCTCAGGTGACTGATGAGGTTGCGTTGCTGGGTAAACTTCCCCCCACATAGCTGGCATTCATACGGCTTCTCCCCCGAGTGGACGCGCATGTGCTCTGTCAGACGGTACTGGCGTGTGAAGCGCATGCCGCACTCTTCACATGCAAATGGCTTGAGGCCTAGGTGGCTACGCATGTGGCGAGTCATGGTTCCCCTCTGAGTGAACATTTTGCCACAGATGTTGCAGGGGAAGGGCCTGGTCAGCCAGTGGCTCTTTTCATGTTGTCTCAGCGTTGCCGGATCTTTGTAGCTCTTACTGCAGACTGTACACTTGAACGGACGGGCTTCAGAGCCAAAGTTGGAGGGACCCACAGGGGCTGAGAggtcctctgcctcctcctcgtcttcttctttcacaaaggtccctccctcctctttaaTGTAGAGCTCATCCTCGGTGTGTGTCTCCACGTGAGCGTTGAGCTGCTCCGAGCTGGGGAAGCCTTTGCCACAGGGAATGCACACGTAGAGGTTGTCTCCAAATGCTGGCTCAAAACCTTCCTGCCGGTACACGTAGTTGGCGCTGTGGTGTCCCCCTCTGGttcctcgtcctccacctcccgcactgTCTCCGTCACTCTGCCCACTCTCGTCACTGTGGTCCCGGCCGTTCTCTCCTCCGTCTTCCTCATCTTTACACGGGAGCGACTGGTCAGACGCAAAGCTTCCactgccgccgcctcctccaatCCCAGAAGAGCGGCCATCTTTAGGACCCACAATCACCCCGTTAACCAGCGGCCTGTCGTGATCTTCAGACTTCAAACCCGACGCCTCTTTCTTAGGCCACTCATTCTTGCGAGCACCCTGTCGGGATTTTTTCTGCGGCGGAGGCCCATCGGCCTGGTTTTGGGTTTCCTCTGAGGTTTTAGAGGAGTTGAGCTCCATGGTTTCTGAGACACAGGTGTCGACACCTgggagggtggtggaggagtcATCCAGTGAGGCACTGTTGGTTGTGGATACTGAGGCAGATTGAGGGGATTCTTGGGAGATGCTGTGCGGGCTGAGGGCATCGGTGGCTGTGCCCGCAGAGGTGGGACTCTTCTTGGACAGGTCCAGTCCGAGGTCTGGCTCCCCAGCACTTCCTCCACTGCTGAGGTTACCGTTACTGCTGCCTTTTTCCCCGTTTCCGTTCTTCCCAGAGCTGCCGATGTACATCTCATCGTCTGAGAGTTTGTCCCGAAGGCCTTCGTCTGGCTGAGGTTGGTCGGCATCGGAAGGGGTCGGAGGATAGTGGTTGTTGGGGCCAGCAGGGGTCGAGGAGGAAAGGCGCTGGCTGTTGAGGCGTAAGCGGCTGAGGGGACCTGGAGTGAAGGGTTTACCTGGGAGGGGTTTCCCACCACTGCGCTTAAGCTTCTTCCTGCACAGGGCGGCGAGGTCGTGGAGCTGGAGGTAGCTGGCTGCGGTTAAGAGGGCACTGAAGTTCTGTTCACTGCTCTGGTCTGACGAGGACAGGAGCTTCCCAGTGTAAATGAAGTCCAGAATTTGTCTGAATACAGAGGGGTTGACCATCTCTGTGTCGAGGTTAATGAGGTTATCGTGGAGGACCAAAGATTTGAAATAGATGCTGCTCGCAGCCAGGATGTTCTTGTGGGCACGGAAGAGTGCATTCTCCACCACGATGATAACGTCACACAGGAAGCCCTTGGTTCTCTGCTGGTTGAGTTGCAGCAGCAGTTGTTTGGCATGATTTGGCAGTTCCATTTCCTCCTTCCTTCTGTccttctctcactctctcttcctACACGAGCACCACCTAaacctggggaaaaaaagaaggaaaaaaaaaagatggtgtTGGGTTTGCATCTGAGGAAAATCAGCAGTATTCACCTAATATGATTATTAATGACAGGTTGTTGCATATACTAATGctaaagaaaaccaaaaataaacaaattcgACAAAAATACATAAAGCTGCATGAATAGATTCTcatacaaaaacagaaatatttctCAGAAACGTTACGTTTTGTGTAAGAGTACTTTAACTCACAGTTGAGTCTCAGAGGTAAACTACACAGCAACAATTAAAATGCATCTCTTCTGACACCCACACTGTGACTACATCAATCTAAGCTTTTAGCTCTCACGGGGAAATTGGCAAACTGTCAGTACAGCGTGCCACGTAATCACACGGAAGCTGAGAAACCAGAACCCTTCCTTCCCTCTCATCTTCCTTTTTAAACAAATTGCAACCCTGCGTGGATCAAGTTCTGATTGTACACATCGCCACTGTTGTGGTACAAAAGCCACAGGggtggagaaaaagaaagggtAAAGTAACTACTTTTCTAAGGTGCCTCCTCTCAGCTTTTCTTCCCTATCTCACCAGAGTAACTCTAGTTTCAGTGGGGTGCCCTCTTTGGAAACTCAGCTCACTCTCGTCTCCATTAGGTCATGGTAATGTCAGCCTTGCCCCATTGtctgggggtgggggtcggTGGCACAGCAGGGCCAGGGGTAGGGATTAGGTGACACCTGAGCAGGTAAAACTACACAAGAGCttgggcagaggaggaggggggagggtgtGGCTCAAAGACAAGGACAGCATCACTTGATCCCCCAGAGAGGCCCTCATTTATGGAAATAGGACAGCTGAATGCTATTCACTGATAAACTACATGCCGATGACCTACTGCAACCACATCAACCcatttcttttctgaaactaGATACAGTTTACGACAAAAAACTTACTGCCACATGGAAGGGTGGAGGGAAGTAATAGTGTGCCATGGTTGAGGCAGCACAGCCTGTGTATGACTCATGTTCCCTGTGTTTTAAAACCCTTGGACTTGCTTGGAAAATGGACACACATCTTTAATGCCCCTGACCACAGCAGGGTATACCGCATTACAAGAGATTACCCAGTAATGCAGTGAAATGCTCGACTCAAGCTGTAAATACATGTGCAAATGTGCCATTTTAACCCCATGCCAACTGGGAGATTTAATGAAAATCATGTTCCATAATGcacagcaggaaggagagcagTAGTTCCTAAACTGAGCTCGGCTGACCAAAGCATCCCAAATCCTTTCAAGGACATCAAAAGTTCCATTAATCACTTTACTGTCATAAAAGCCGTCAATCCCAAACTTGAGTTTGATCAAAAATCCAATGCAGACATGTTTTTTCAAAGATATATACTGACCAAAAATAGAAAGTATAAAGTTCTACAATATTCATCTCTCACCTGTTTAGTAGTTTAATTTGTTCTACAGGAAACAATCGACACGGAAGGCTACATAGGCACAAAGTATATTTAAGTACAATCCTCACAACTGtcttttcaattttttaattaaattggGATACTAAGATTTTGAATTGGCATTAAGTGATATCCAACATCACGCAGTTTTAAACGAAATCTCTTAAGAACTGGCCATCGATATCCAATCAGAGCCAAAATGAAGGAAATGACAAGATGAAATTTGTTCAACCCTTATCTTTATAAAAACTGTGAGTCATAGGCAATAATGGTACAAGAACAACTGGAGTAAAAATGCGAGCTGGAGATGGCTGGCTGATGTATCAAAGCCCACCCTGTCACAGTCAGACTAGCTGATACAATCAGCTGAAGTGATCATTACTCTCGGGCCCAGGCCTGGGCTTGCCTCCTCTGGTTTGACACTTCCCCTCATGCTCTTCTTCCCCTCCCCCCGTTCCTTCTCTGCACCTCTCCACCTTTCTCTATAACATCTCCACCCTCGCCAGCCTCTCACTGGACATGCAGACACATCTTtggaacaccccccccccccccccccccccccccatcccccctgACTGTGAATGAGAGCTGAGATCTGTTGCAAACTGTGCAACGGGAGTCTCCAGTGCTCAGCCCCGCAGGCGATAATGTAGAAGAGGGCTGCGAGAGAAAGGAGGGCCTCTGCTACGATGCCAGCCAGGAAGCCATATATCATTCAAGTCTCTCTCttaacatacacacacacctctgcggGCTTTACGGGGGATTCAAGAGGCTTTTCCAGCAGGTCCAACATAAAAGGGGGTTGGGCTCGGAGCAGCCAGCtcaggagggggggaaaaaaaaaaaaaaaaaaaaaaaccttcccccacccccctcctctcttctcatCCCTCGTTCTTCTTCtcgacgccccccccccccccccccaccaccagcTACCCTCGCTCCCTGGCCCTCCCCTCAGTGCTGTGCTGTGCCGGCTGGATTCCAGGGAGCTACTAATGGATTACGGCTGATCTATATGCAGCTAGGGTGGGACACGTGTAGGCCCGGCTCCCCTTCCAGCGATGCTGCCCAGGAAAACAGGCACAACAACACAGGGCACCGACAGGCCTGTACCAACACAGCGGCTCTGCGTGCCCTCGCTGCACCTTGCGGAAACGTTTCCAGTGCTAGCTCTTGGCTGTTCTACACAGTTACAGTGTAAATCCAGGGATGGACGATCCATTCGAAAGAAGATGATCCCACAGGAACAGCAAGACGTTTCCAGTATGCAAGATGACTATAAAGTTACACAGTAGGCCAGCAAAGTTTCTTGCAGAGTTGGATTCTGAAGCCAGTTCTGTTAGTTGGCATGCAGGGTGAGGGATGGCATGATAGGTGGTCAAGAGGGTCATAAGAAACAAGACTTGCTCCGACCAAATATACCACCACATACCATCCACAGCCAGCCTTGGGCTTGGGACTGTAACAGACCAGGGTAGTCGGTGCCCTTCAAACATAGGCACAGGATCAGCTTACCTTGCTGGGAGTGTTAACCTTCTCAGAAACGATGGCTTAATGATAGAGGGGGcagcctcatttaaaaaaaacaccacactttactgctcagtctcagccatgacagtttttttctcctcccggATGCCAGCTCATGAATGAAGGAGTACAGGGATGTTTACATACAAGTGACAGACATGATCAGGATAATGTAAACTACTGCGGGTCATAAATGCCCTGGGGAGTAAATAAATGTTGgttttaaatggatttcactggTTATACTAGAAATTAGGATGATCAGGATGGACCTATTTCAATGCTGCCTGTCAGTGCGTTCTTTTTTAACAAGGAGTTTATAGATTAAACATTGAGTCAGTAAACTGTTTAGAGCCGGTGTTCATGCAGCGAAGGTGACCGAGAGCGCAGTGGGCTGTGGCACTAATCTCCTGAACAGAGGGTAGAGAGCCAAGAGAGAGGGCAGAGGTGAGGCAAAGTCCTGTGGCGcaataacaaaacacacccTACTACTGTGAAAGGTCATCTGCTAACAACCGGCGCAAAAGAACGGgcaagtttaaaagaaaaaagtaaagaaaaacacttgCTTTCTTGTTGGGTATTCTTTCATTGTGGCTTGGTTGAAGAAAATGAAGGACAGAATTTTTAGAATTGTCACAGTCTGCAAGAGCAGGCAGAGATGAGAGACAGACTGAAGTAGGCAATGAAAGGCAATCATGTACAGGAGCGAAACGGCCTCCCTGTGAGCATGCACTGAGGGACAGTGCACttaaacacatgcacacacagcacacacacacagaatatgcTGGTGGGCAGAGGGAGTGGGGGAGGGGTTAGGGGGATGGTACAAAGCCAGTTTGAAATACAAACACCAAGCAACCACCTCTGAGCCATTTCAACAGGGCTCGCGCTGCTGCATGGGTAAAGGCCGATTCAGGCAGGGCTCGTGGGTACTGAAACGGTCGGGCGTACAGAACCGCGGCGAGCAGGAGAACAGCCCACAACACAATGAGGAGATTAACCCAAACAGCTGGACTTCTCGGCAAACTACTCTACACGCTCCTTTACATAACGGTCATATCTGCGCCGCTGAAGGAAAAGCCTCAAACCTCACTGCGAACATGCATCACGATTTCAGACACCAGTCCGCTTTTAAACAGTGACTGTTTGATTGTGccaacaaaaacagacaactGGTTTCTCTTAACAATGAAATTACAACAGGGCGATTGAAAATAATATCTACAGTCAAATTTAATTACAAAGTAATTACATTCCACGCGATGTTTTCACCTCGCAAGGTTGAAGTCAATTAAAAGGTGGGGTTGTTTATGGGCaagctctgcagcaggaaggtAAAATGTAATTATTCTTCACAAATAGTCTGCTATTGAGATGTGGAACTTGGAATGCTTATTTTACTTATAAAATGATATCACTATGACTGTTTCCATTCACAACACAGTATTTTCTGTCACAGAGGCACTTTCACTTGTCTACACAAACACGAGGAAGGCTGTATTAGAACGACTAGAAATGAGAAACAATGTCAGTCAGGCTTCTGTTGAACATGAGCAACGAGTAATGCAATGATTTATACAACTCTTGAATAAATAGGACGACCATCCTTTTTCATTAACAAAAAAGGCAATGCATTTGTTGGTCAGACACAGAATCCAAGCCACTTAGTCACAGAAAATACACTATTACCGTTGCATCCAAAGCAATTTTACAATGGAAGCGATCATTACCAGATTCACAAATACATCAAGGGAACAGCTTCCATGCAGAGCCAAAtgcttttgtctatttttttttcctacagaaATTACCAAGGGCGAAATAACAAGTGAAACCACTTGCTGCAGTCTTGGCTGCAAATAAAAACCTGTCGACACTCATGCCTCTTATGAGAAACGGTTAAATGGCCGTGatgctgagaaactgctgaattCTGGACACTGACCCAATTCTGAAAAGAATCTTTTCAGAGAAACTGCGGGAGAGATACCCGtgtgccaagaaaaaaaaaagaaaaagaaaaaagaaggcaACCAGAATTAAAGTCTTATTCCTGTTGAATTGTTTTATGAATTTCTCAATTCACAATGCTGGTGAACAGGTGCACGATCATACTGTTGCGAGAGTGAAGGAGGGAGTGCACGTTTTGCACCAGGCATGCAGCAGTCTGGGAAGAAACCTTCCAATTAAGACTCATTTTCTGTCAGGCGGCTCAGCCATGTTGCAGACAAACAAGTTCTGCCAAGGGTGCAGTGGAATGAAAAGAGCCATGCTCATTTCACCACAGGAGGGGGGGCAGTAATTGCTGTACACCCCAGATGTGCCAGTACCGCACTGCAAAGGAACGCAAAGGCGACACACACCAACCCTGTGAAAAACTTAACCTTCAATCACACTCAATTCTCAGggaaactgctttttttttccctgacgaTATTTTCAAAAGAGTGAGTGCAAATGATTTCCTTTCTATAACGAAGCAACGGTAGTGCGAGTCTCTACATCATAACAGCGGAGAATGATTCGTCTCTCCTGCTCTGGAGGTCAGCGGGAGGTAATCACTGATGCTGCAGCTAAATCTAGtagagcaaaaaaacaaaaacaaggcttCTCTTTCATGAGTGCATTTCCCTTCTTTAGCATGAACTACAGGGAGTGTGCCAGTTATCTCCTCGTAACTCTGTGACAATTCATCAACATGACATGGTTCACTGTTATGATTAAAAAGCTCAGCATTAAAGACAAGAGGCCAGATCACAAAATCAGTCATGAATGAGCAGACTACACTACCTTTACTAAATACCTTCCTGATATACTGTGTTTACTGGCACATGTCAGCTTTTTTGTGTACAAAGCTGTTAAAGTTCTCTTAAAtgaatattcagtgtttttgtatTATATTCCCTCCATTATCAATGACAGCCAAAATATTAAACACGTCGACAAGAAATAGGTCAAACCCTATCATGCTTGAATAGTGACGTCTGATGGATGTTTTGACTTTACTCATTTGTTTTCTATCATGACAAATTAGCTGATATCATATTTCCTTTGGCGTTTCAGCAGACAACGTTGGTGTCAACGGTCTCATGCCTGTATGGACACACATTTTAAGTGTGTGCACAGAAGTCAAATTAAGCTTAAAGCATGGAATTTATTAGATTTTTAACTGATGATTTACATTATAATAAAACACAGAGCCACGACAGAGTGTGTTGTGTTTCGTAGCTCATCATCAGCACAACCTGAGGAAAAGCtacatgactgaaaaacaaacaactcggGACATTCAATGCCAATAAAAGCAGCACTTAAATCGACATTACTGTAACACGGGGTGTACCCTCATCCAAACTGAAGTAATCAACCCCTTTACTCACATGAGCGCACGACTGGCGTGATAAAGTGGCCTCTGTCTTGAGAGAATCAACTTGATGagataaacatgaaaaaaaaaaaaaagcagaagaccACATGACACGGTCATCATGCTTTGGCTAAAGGACAAGGCATGCCGGgcgaggagggagacggagacggtcCCGAATGGTTCAAGTTTTACAGAGTTGCTACTGCTGCTGCCCCtacccaccccctcccctcctcttcttcatcttcttcgcCTCCTCCTTCTCTACCCTTTAGACACTGCATAACCTTCTGGCTATCAGTACGACATTCCACATTCTTCTCCttaaagaacaacaacaaccctGCCCCGAGGTGCTTTATCCACACTGAGCAAACCAAACTGCCCTCAAAAAGGCACAGTCTGACAGAGCGGGCAGATCTGAGTAGCCAAGCACAATCTATAAGTCCTCGTCCAGCACGTCAGCAGAACATATAGCCTAAGTAGCCTTACTGCGGAGCACTGGCTGCCCACACATGCCACTGTAAGCCACGATCAGTGCTCACAGgatgctgtatgtgtgtgtctgtgtgcgtgtgtgtgtgtgtgtgttgagaagTGGAAGAAACAAGGAGGGTGAGGCAAGACCAAGCTGCCGATCATGAGGATCATGAGGCACACgtacagacacagacacacattgcAGGCCTTACCCTTCAGGCCAGAGCTTGTGGACCACTGTAATCAATAAGACTATAGTCACACTGATCAGTTGACATGACTCGGTGTCTTTAATGACGTAAATGAACTTGTTTTACCCACGCTATTAGATAACAGACTTCTAAAAGTTACCAAACAATAAAAGACTGTGGCAGGGTGAACAATTAAATGTGGTGCAGATCACAGCTTAGCTGCCGCTTAACCACAAAAATACACTGTTGGTGTTTATTTAACTATTGGACATAGAGGATTTGTTAATCACACATTATCTCTATGCTTAAGTTAATCAGAATTTGAGAGACTGATTGGAAAGACAGTGGGCGCACAAACACTGTATTCAAGCTTTGCTGCTGCAACAAATACAGCATTAAGATGATCAGATGCTTAAGGCCGTAAAGCCGAGAGTCTTATTCCAGCTTTAGAGGCATGAACAAATTAGATCATGTAGATAAAGTGTAAAATGTATTCAGATGTGCCTAAACTAGTCCTGATAATCCAGTGCTTGTCAGCGTGAATGTTGTGATGTACCAGTCGGATAGTCACGGCCAAGCAGGCAGAGCCACTGACAACTGGAACCACTTCTGACTGGGTGTAACCGGCCTAAATGACGCCTTGTAATCTACATACTATAGGCTGCTGCACCCTGCAAAGCAGGATcacacagaacaacacaacaggttAGAAAACAATGACGTGAAATCAGCATTACTGAAACCTTCCCTAAGctttgtggaggaaaaaatTTGTGCCAAGTGCAAACACAACCCCTTACACACATTATTTTACATGCATTTCTATAGTTAAATGACATCGCTCCTACCAAGACCGcttaaacaaagcaaaacattcATGCAATTACAACCAAATGTTTACCTGGAGAGTTATTAAAGTGTCACTTCACCCAAGTGGTTTAACTCTAAGTGTTGCTCAGTTAAAGCAACGAACTGTGGAACAGGAATATGTGGAAAAGTGTTTTACCAGACACGAAATTTAGATgtgggggtgaaaaaaaaaagaagaaaaacagcaaccagtCAAAAGAACAGGCCTTATTGACATTCCTGAGCCTTATTATCACCGTGCCCCTTGGTACTTTAACAACTCTAATCACCCGAGGAGCAGGGCCGCTGCTTTCACATCTGACCACATGCATTGTTTGATAAACAATCAAGTGATAAGTGCCTGATGAAAATGCAGCCTCTAACAACCGGAGGGTCGAGCCGCCGAGGTGTCCCCGTTCGGTTTGGCCAGACCCTCATTGATATCCGCATATCGGTTTCTATGAAAACACGCCAGTTTTAGGTCACAGTGTAACGTTACACCCACACTGTAGCCGATCACAAAGATGGTCGATGTATAGCACTGGTCCACCTATAGGCTAAAAAAGACATATACAATCCGCTGCATCGATATAAGCCGTGGAAACGTTTTCAAACCACGAATAAACCGCGTCTACACTGTACTCGGTGTGTTTACAACTCACTTTGGTTAAATCGCGTTTAATTAGCTATACCTAAAACCAAGGGGGCTTAACCTATTTATAAACAATTCAGATTACACCGTTCGCAGCGACTGCATTTGCTTACATTTCCAGATTATCGAGTGATAGCGCACAAACACTGTGCGTAAAACCCACAAGATCGCTTCGTGTTCGATTAACGATGAGCGCAATTAAATGACGATTTgaaggagaataaaaaaaaaagtcgactGAGCTTACACGATAGGAATCGATCTGAAATTAAAAAGCTCCGCTCATCTGTTCACATCGTGGCAAAACAATTCCATCGATCACACTGGATTACAAACCGGAGATGTGAAGAATATGGGGACATTTGGATGAACGCGGAGCGACGAGCCGTGCGTGGATCCCCTCTCACGCCTGATGTGCTTTGCCAGCCTGGTGATCGTTTGGTACACACTCGTCCTGCGGGGGCATCTCTCGTAATCTAAGCGACACCAAAATAAACGCCACAACATTTGCGAACGATCCGCGCCGTTTGTTCCAAAAAGCCACTCGCGACGAACACGAGCGGAAAACGTGGGCTTTCTCCGCTTGCCCAGCAGGCTGGTTGAGCCAGAataggcaccttttttttttttttgttggcacGCCGTGGAaagaaggggagaaaaaaaaaacaccgaaaAGCCGTGcggtttctgcagcagctgtagaggaaggaaaaaaaccacCCGATCAAAACGCGCACGAAGGACGCTCCGTAACTCGGTCACAAATCCACCTGAAACCGGAGGGAATTTCTTATAAATACCTTAATACATCGGTAGGACTGCTCTCAAGCGTTCTTTACCATCCTCTTGCTCATCTCACAGCCTTCGGGACGCCATGTTGCAAGCTTATGACGTTAGGCTTCCTCACCCCTGACCCACATTTGAATAGGAACCAGCCCGGAGCGCAGCAGAGAACACATCACACCGTGTGGGAGGGTTCGACCACTTCCCTCAGCCCGGGATCCCTCTGGCAACTTTACCTGCAAAGatggcagagagaaagaggaagagacgTCTCCAAACAGGGCCTTCTTCCTCCGGCAGCCCCCACTCAGCCCTGCTGCCACATACTGATCAACGCAAAAAGTATCTGAATATACCCTTATGTGGTGCCAACTGgataaatacaaaaaataaaaaaatcgtCCTGAAGTCGAAGGTTTCGACTGTTCTTTCaccaacacattttaaaaatgaggaaTTTAgtggttttatttgtgtttttacaaataTGCGGTTGTGCAGATATACATATTTTATTGTAATAAAACGCTCAAAGCTTTAGTGTAGATTCAATAAAGtgatatttttaaagatttCGTTCATGCAGAACAGGTTTtctcgaagaaaaaaaaatccagggcTTTCAATGTGTAATAATTTGATTTCAGTGTGATTAATATACAATAAATCTCCACATCTACATTGTAATTCAGTTTAATGAGATATTTTGATGTGAATTGGTGCCTGAAGTTCCAAACAGCCATCCCCATGACTgataaaatgcttattttcactgatttgcattgtttttgtgttttatgtgttgtATCTTGGCAggtttttacagtgtttactCTGGATGATCACTTTCAAGGCTGGCTTTTACATTTGTATGTTggacattatttttatttcattcgaACTGTGGCTGTTGTTTTAAGAATCTGCATAATGATGGAAATAAAATAGGCATGGCAGGAATATTTCAGGTTCACAGACTGGGCACCAGATGTGCGGAAGTGTAGTGATATGCAGGCTCCTCCTCTTTGCATGGAAAACCCAGACCCCCTCAGCCAATAGGAAGCTGGACATAACCTCACCGAGGGGTTTCTTTGACACAGGTATTTCTTCATCCCCCCATCAAATACTTTTATTGTAATTGTGCAACCTGATGGTAAAAAGTGATTGTCGCATGTACAAACCTCCCACACGTTTTTAATCCCATCCCTCATGTGTTGTTTGTGGCCCCCCATTCAGCGCATGTCCACGTTATGGCTCAGTGCCAAAGCGCTCGTCTGACACTGTGTGGTTTCCTCGGAAACTGCATCTTCTGGGTGGATGTTCATTAAACCGAGTTGCGTAATTTTAGGGTCCGAAGGCACTCAGGATGTtttcagactgatttttttAACTGACACTAGTTTAAAGAGGGAACAGCATCTACTAAAGCAAAGCTGGACTAGATGCAAACTTCTAGGTTAGGGATTCTGAAACCTCAAAGATCAAATGGAAAGACGCACaatttcagctttgtttttttttagggattaaattttaaataattctACAGGAATAACcccattcataaaaaaaaacaaaacaaaacaaaaaaaaaaaactacacgatcatatttcttttaaataattcatATTGTGGAGtcactttttttcttaacaTGACTTTATTCTGCAGAAATGTCAACATAATGAGAAATAACCAAGAACaaatccagttaaaaaaaaaaaaaacaaaaaaacaaaacaatcagccGTCGGATTTGATGAGTCAGGCCAATTGAAAGTCATCCAAGACAGCAAAGAAAGAGTCGTCGGCGTTGTTTTACGCACCGCTGGCATCAACATCCTGCAAATAACGATCCAAGGTTTTTTATTTATAGGACCCGGTAACTGAATGCTTCGAGGGGCCAAGACGTCGATGATTCCTGCTTtgtcatgaaaagaaaagagaaaaatacatcGGATTGCATTATTATTTTGGAGTCATCATGGCAGATACACATGAAGCTTCTGggaggcaaagaaaaaaaaaggcagtaaaTATGGAGAGGAAATTGCGAAGTTTATATCATGGTAAAATGTGGAATGGCAGAAAGTTGTGGGGGATAATTTAAC contains these protein-coding regions:
- the hic2 gene encoding hypermethylated in cancer 2 protein; the protein is MELPNHAKQLLLQLNQQRTKGFLCDVIIVVENALFRAHKNILAASSIYFKSLVLHDNLINLDTEMVNPSVFRQILDFIYTGKLLSSSDQSSEQNFSALLTAASYLQLHDLAALCRKKLKRSGGKPLPGKPFTPGPLSRLRLNSQRLSSSTPAGPNNHYPPTPSDADQPQPDEGLRDKLSDDEMYIGSSGKNGNGEKGSSNGNLSSGGSAGEPDLGLDLSKKSPTSAGTATDALSPHSISQESPQSASVSTTNSASLDDSSTTLPGVDTCVSETMELNSSKTSEETQNQADGPPPQKKSRQGARKNEWPKKEASGLKSEDHDRPLVNGVIVGPKDGRSSGIGGGGGSGSFASDQSLPCKDEEDGGENGRDHSDESGQSDGDSAGGGGRGTRGGHHSANYVYRQEGFEPAFGDNLYVCIPCGKGFPSSEQLNAHVETHTEDELYIKEEGGTFVKEEDEEEAEDLSAPVGPSNFGSEARPFKCTVCSKSYKDPATLRQHEKSHWLTRPFPCNICGKMFTQRGTMTRHMRSHLGLKPFACEECGMRFTRQYRLTEHMRVHSGEKPYECQLCGGKFTQQRNLISHLRMHSSPS